One genomic window of bacterium includes the following:
- a CDS encoding type II toxin-antitoxin system Phd/YefM family antitoxin, translating into MAAVEDLLPEGPVEIIKRNRPACIVVSIRLYRELTAKRRAGARHTVSDLFALPARGRRSRKELDAEIQRERAGWGDR; encoded by the coding sequence GTGGCCGCCGTGGAGGATCTCCTCCCCGAGGGCCCCGTGGAAATCATTAAGCGCAACCGGCCCGCCTGCATCGTCGTCTCGATCCGGCTGTATCGAGAATTGACGGCGAAGCGGCGCGCCGGCGCGCGGCATACGGTCTCGGACCTCTTCGCGCTCCCGGCGCGAGGTCGGCGCAGCCGCAAGGAACTGGACGCGGAAATCCAACGCGAGCGCGCCGGCTGGGGCGATCGGTGA
- a CDS encoding PIN domain-containing protein gives MRLFLDACVIIYQVEAAEPFYSRLARAVTSVRQAHGRLSWAVSRLSLMECLVRPLREHDTATLARYEEFFAARDLEIVELTPRVVDTATRLRASYGTRTPDAIQAACALSLRGSTVFMTGDASFKKIEGLEVLVV, from the coding sequence GTGAGGCTCTTCCTCGACGCATGCGTCATCATCTATCAAGTCGAGGCGGCCGAACCATTCTATTCACGGCTTGCGCGGGCGGTGACCTCGGTGCGCCAGGCGCATGGCAGACTTTCCTGGGCCGTTTCCCGGCTGAGCCTCATGGAGTGCCTCGTCAGGCCTTTGCGCGAGCATGACACGGCAACACTCGCTCGCTATGAGGAATTCTTCGCCGCCCGGGACCTCGAGATCGTTGAATTGACTCCACGGGTGGTAGATACCGCGACCCGCCTCCGAGCTTCGTACGGCACGCGAACCCCCGATGCCATCCAGGCGGCGTGCGCACTGTCGCTCCGGGGCAGCACGGTCTTCATGACCGGCGACGCCTCGTTCAAGAAGATCGAGGGACTCGAAGTCCTGGTCGTGTGA